DNA from Triticum aestivum cultivar Chinese Spring chromosome 7D, IWGSC CS RefSeq v2.1, whole genome shotgun sequence:
ATGTGAGACGAAGCACACATATTGTTGGATGGTTGGGAGGGCAGtagttcaagtcctggtgctctcATTTTCAttgatttattttaggatttccggcgatgcgcgttCACGACGTTTCCATCGACTGCGGGACGTGAGTGTACTCACGTATATATGAGCGCCTGTGATTGTACTGCATTCTAGAAAAATGTTAAATGTCAGATTATTTGAAAAATGCTGAATTTTGAGGGGTTTTGAAAAAATGctgaataaaaagaaagaaattaatAGGACGAGGAGGGGAATAGTCGCCCGGCTCGAATTTGGCCCATCAGCCACCGCACCGTCTCGTTTTGCAAAGTTGCCATGGAGTTGAGATCGGgccgtcgcctccatttctcgcGACAGCGGCTAGGTCAACCAagcggcggtgacggcggcggaCCGGACCTCATCAGCGCCCTCCCCGACGacctgctcctcctcgtcctcgcccgTCTCCCCTGCGCGGGCGCCGCCGCGCGCACCGGGATCCTCTCCCGCCGGTGGCGCGACCTCTGGCCCCATCTTCGCCGGATCGTCTTCCGCGACATCGCGTTCGACTCGATCGAACCGGCGCTCGGCCGCATCTCTCCCGTGGTTTCCCTCCTGGAAATCCACGCCCGCGCGTCAACTCGCCGCTGGTCGACTGACCGGGTCGACACCTCCCGCGTGAACTCGCTGCTGCGCGCCGCCGCAAGGCTGGAGCCGGAGGAGCTCGTCTTCGGCCTCTCGTCGGCCTTGATCGGCGATTCCCCAGTCGTCGATCTGCCCTGCTTCAACCGGGCCACTTCCATCAAGCTCGGCCTTTTCTCCGCCATACGCGTGCCGGCCGGCGTCGAGGTCGAGTTCGCCGCGCTGGAGACGCTGTACCTGGCGTGCCGCATTGACACCCTCGACTCCTTGCTCTCCAGCTGCCCGCGCCTGCGCACGCTCTATCTCAGCAGCACTGAGTTGAAGACCACCTGAGGGTCAACTCGGCGTCACTGCTGGAGCTTGTCGTGGACAGCAGATGGACACGCAGTGTCAACATTGTTGCCCCCGTGCTTAAGCAGTTGACCATGTCCCTCACCGCCTCGAAGATCAGCGTCATCTCCGTCTTGGCACCATTGGTGGAGAAGGTCTCATGGAAATGCTGCTATATGAATGGGTCTATTACATTTGGTCTTTGGCTACTTGAGCAGGTGCCGctacagacggcaaagagacaaGGACAGCTCCCCTCGCTGCACATTCGTGCCCACTGCGTGCGTCCTCTCTCCTGCTCAACTTACTGCAAGCTCTGAGTAAATAAAATTTTGTGAGTGATATATGTATATCCCGCTCAATTGTTTTTCCAGGACTTGTCTGTGTATCAGGATGAGGCGGATAACTTTAAGCAGGAGATAGAGAAGCATTTGGTTGCTGCCTTCTCTGTTTTGGAGCTAAATCTCACAACAGAGGGGCATGTTTTTGGGTCATTGGTATTTGAGCTCTTTGGGATAGATCGAATTCGTACTGATGTGCGGAGGCTTAAGGTTGTCCTATCAAGAAAGGTAATTCTCATCTCTGATTACTTATCTCAACAATACATTGTGTACTAATTGACATTTATTTTTGGTTTTAGATCGAGGAAGGATGCCTACCAAATTATTGTCCTTGCGAGGCCACAGGCTGGAGATCCCAAACTATCTCCTTGACTGCTCTCGAGGAAGTGGAGATCAATGGCTTCGAAGGAGAGGATCATGACTTTGATTTTTTGAAACTGATCGTCAGATGTGCACCGATGCTTAATAGAATGATTGTGAAGTTGTCACAGGAGGCCTCCACAAATAATGATGTGTGCGCAAAGATATACAACATGTTCGGGGCGTATTCTTCGGTGGAATGTTGTGTATATCATAGCTCTGGTGAGTATATGTTTGGCATGTATGATTAGCGTGCTCGTCGTTGGAACAGAGTTATAATTGTTAATCCTCGAAAGATTTGTTGAATATGTGGCATTGGCATGCCAATTATAGAGTTTGTGCTTGTATCGTCCCAATTATTTAGCTAAGTCAAAATGCTACATTTCTGCCAAAATTATGATCCAACATCCTCAtatttttgtagaaatagatgcTAAATGGTAGAATGGGTGATAAGAAAGTTTCAATATTTTTGCGTGGGCTTACTTTTGCATTTTGCTATCTTATTTAATATACACACCCTTCCTTTCACATATGTAAGATTTTCTAAGTTAGCTGGATAGAGTTTAACTTGAAATATTGATTTGTACCAAAGCCCAAGGTGAAAGAAAGAGCAACACATGTTACATGTTACTATTTTAGACATACATATAGGATAGGACCCTTACATTCTTATTCAGTGACTGTTACACCCTCGCTGAACCCACACATCACACTTCTTTTAGCTAATTGACTCACAGTAACAGTCAACACACAGGCTGACACATGAGCATTCAAGAACACCATAACATTCACTCACACAACCGACCATTATGTAGCTGAAAATTCAAGAACACCATACATGACAAGCAACTGACGAGTGCATGATAATGATCACAACTCACAAGGACGCAGTAAACCGGTGGGTAAACTAACCGTAGCCCCCTCCTCCAAACACAGATTTAGATGGAGAGAGGGAGACCTGGAAGAAAGGCGTAGCCTTCCCTTGCCGATAAGACTTGCCTTTTTTCTTCTGCATCACTGAAGCATCCCTGCTCACATGCCAGCCTCCGGTGCACCCGGAAGAAGGCACGGCAAGCATGCTTCTGGGAATTCACACTGCTGAGAGCGTGACCAGGTAGCAGCAGCGTGCTccacacttcttcttcttcctcctcttcctcgacaTCATTCACGGAGAGCGAGCTCTCTGTTTACTGTTTAGTTAGTTAGGAAGCCAGAGCAATATTGATTTTCCCTTGCCCTGCCGTCCACTTATATAGGCGTTTTCGTATCAACTACATCACCCAGGTCTCTGCTAGCGGTTGGTCTGTTAGGGAATTGTTAATTGGTAATGGGGAATTCTCTTCTTTGGCCATGGTGAGGATTCTAGCATGTCTGCACCCACTTATCTTTAAGCCATTGGATTCTCGTGCTTTGGTTACTTTTTATGGGTGGCCATTATGGCCTTACCACTTTCTTATGCCTAGGGGAGCTAGGTAGACTCCAATTAGGCATTATATGAGTGGTGGCCTAGTCTGGCTTTTGCATATCCTCTCTCAGGTACAATCAGTGGACACTTGTCCATCAATAACAGCAGCTTCGTACTTCTTTTTGAGACGAATGTAAGGAAACACATTCAATTGTAGGCTGCAAGTGATTTTCTGTCTCCAGCTACAGTCTCACATGAATATTGTGGCTTTTCAGTTTGTCTAAAATGGAAGTAGTAAAGAGAAATGATTTTTTATGTTTTCCCTTGCAGATCAATCCACCGATCATCTTGTCTGCTAACAAGTTTTCTCGGCCATGAGAGGATTTCACATGAATATGGCAAATAATCCACCTGAAACAGAGAACAATGGTCATATCGCGGCCCCAGAAGATCTGGATATTATTTTAAGTatggaaggaagaaggaagaaagcaGACGACTCCCTATATAGTCTCTGCATGATTCATCAAGTGCAGTACAGCCACATAAAGCAGACCAAAGTTAGAAAGAGTGGCACGCTTTTGGAAAGCACCATGGCCCATTTGTAATCAGTCAGTTGAGCACGTCCCTGCTAGGAATCCCCAAGCTGGAAAAGGAAACAAGAAATCAGCCGGGATCTGATTGTTTTTTATGGATCTTTGAACCTCAAATTGGGGTATCCACCATCGTCCAATGCTGGGCGCAGCGCGTGCTAAAAAACCACGGAGGTGGCGTTTTCAGACGTTACAAAGATTCAATCACATTCCACATACCTGCCATTCTGAGCTTACACCGAACTCTATCTGATCATCTGAATCTGAAAGCGAGGCTTTCCACTAAGCGATAGCTTGTCTTGTTGCAATGATCCTATCACCACTAACTGCTTTCACTTGCATCTTTTGTCTGCCTTTTCCTCACGCGGGATATGCTATTGTATGCTACGTACTACTAAAGAACAGATCATGGCCAGGGGATAAGACTTGGTGCACTGTAAGTGGTTTGTTGCTCATCATCTCAACTTTAGTTCATACAAAGGTGAATTTCAGCTTTCTTATTTATCAGGAAAACGAGTGATGCTTGGTTATGTGATTTCCTTGAATTTTCCATGATTTAGACATGCATGCCTACCATCAACCGCATGCTTCTGATTCAATGAAGGATAAATTAATACACAAAAAATAGGAAATTGCTATGTCTTGACACAGTTACATTTCTAATTATGTTTGCATGCCTTTGTATTTCTATGTTTTTGAGTAATGTATTTAGGCAGGGATTCTCTCTTGTTGATTGCCTCGAAAAAGAAATAAGGCCCTAATGTTTCAGTGCATCCACCAGAAAGGCAGGATGAATGTTCTTGATTTATGGCATCTTATGTTGTTTTATGAAAGCTGCTAAGAAAATAGGTGGCCCTAGGCGATGGTTGGGCAATGGAATCGCCGGATCTACAGTCTTGCGGGCCGTTAGATTCTAAGTCAAAATAAAATACAGGTTATCTGACTATTGTAGTAAAAATCTCCCCGTGTGCAACGGAGGGTTTATGCTTTCGAAACATTGACACAACATTTTACAACGGGAAGAAAAAATATCGCAGTACTTGAAACACCCTATGCGGTGCTTTTGTGTGTGCATACAAAAAATCCCAAATTGATGCAGCAAAATCGCGTAGAAAAGAACATCGTGTGTTAACATACAGGCCAACGCTTCACAACATTTCTGGCACACACGCACCCATAATCGTCATAGCATGTCGCCTGCATTTCAAAACCTACAAAATCACTAACCTTCATATTTTTTGGAAAGTCAACGCCGCTTGGACTCGCCTGCGATGGATTTGGCTACCCCGTAACCCATTCCCCTTAGTACATCATCTCCCGGGGATCAGCAAGCTAGAAAATCCTCAGATCCGAGCACCATCATGCTGCTCTGGAGTGGCTAAAATACAAAAAATTGGGAAGGAAACAGAACACACGAAGGTTGATTATCTAAAAGAATCGGGATTCATAGGATATGTCCTAAAAGGAAGCGGTATGCACTTGCCCTCCACCCATCGGCGGTGCCACCGGTTCACCTGCCCTCCGCCAGCTACTACAACAACGGGAGATTGGGGAACCCCGGGTCTATCTGCATGTACCGTCTCCCGTAGGGTCTCCAAGTTCTTCATCGCTGGTAAGGTTGGGCCAGTGGCAACAATGGGAATAATAGTTCATCGGCTTTCCCACACCGATGTGCTTCATCGGAGTTGCGTCCACAAGTCGGTGGATAGTGTCAATAGTCGGGCATTCGGTCTGCCATAATTAGTATTTATCCACGGGGAGACGTAACCcctgttttttttttcaatttttttccattttttgctttatttttactattttttttaTATTTAGAAATATTCAATATATATAATAAAAAACGTCACAtaaatttttgaatttttctaatcatatattcgaaaatgttaaatgtgtatagaaaaatattaACCATGTGTGCGAAAAAAAGTTTGTGACATTAAAAAAATATCACATGTTTAAAAAATGTACGTGACACTTAATTTTTTTTATACAAGAACAAAAAATGTTCGCATGAGGAGAAAAAAATGTACattacatttaaaaaatgttcatgagtttcaaAAATGTGTCTAAGATATTTTCAGTAAAGTTTAATATCATCTAAAGAAATGATTGTGTGATGTAAAAAAAGCATACCATTAAAAATTGTATGTCACATTTAAATAAAAATCCGGTGATTCAAAAATGTTTTTCCAATTTAAAAAATGGTTAATGTAAAAAAAAATCTGTCTGTAAAAAATGTTTATTTCAATTAAAATTTTACATTCattttttcaagaaatattcaagTGTTTCCAAAATATGTCCATCAAAATTTTGACATGTTTATAGAATGTAGAAAAATGTTCGTGCAGTTCAGAAAAATGCAcaacgtgtatttgaaaaatgttactaAGCAATTCAAAAAAGTTTTCAAAACATGTACTTAAAAAATGTATCTCACATATTTAAAAATTTCCAAAGTGTATCAGAAAATGTTTAATGTGTGCGGTAAGAAAGTACACCGTGCACTAAGAGAAGGTACACATGTTTTAAGAAACACGAATAAAAATGACAAAGAACAATAGAAAACTAAAGAAAGCCAAAGAATATGACAAAAAccaacaaagaaaataaaataaaagtataacgaagaaagaaaaacaaaagaaagccaatgaaaagaaaaaacaaagcaTAACGAAGGAAAAATAAAGATAtataagaaaacaaagaaaaaataaaggaaaatagaaaaaagaaTAAAGCAAATCAAGCGGATATATAGTGAACAATAGTGGGCCATGCCAATTCACTCTCCCGTAGGCGATTCCTAATAAGTAGAAATCGGTATGGGAGAGACATAGCCCTCGCGGTGATACACGGCCTATCTAGATCACCATCGTTGGCATCTTCTGGTT
Protein-coding regions in this window:
- the LOC123168331 gene encoding uncharacterized protein — its product is MLAVPSSGCTGGWHVSRDASVMQKKKGKSYRQGKATPFFQVSLSPSKSVFGGGGYG